One Nonomuraea angiospora DNA segment encodes these proteins:
- a CDS encoding phospho-sugar mutase yields MNADLPGLAREWLAQDPDPETRDELSRLLDSGDLEALRERFGAKLEFGTAGLRGELGAGPNRMNRVTVMRAAAGLARVLGPGKHVVIGYDARHKSDVFARDTAAVLTGAGLHASLLPCPLPTPVLAFAVRHLDADAGVTVTASHNPPRDNGYKVYWGDGSQIVPPVDAEISAAIDAVGRVDRLPLNGPGTLTELGEGIVEDYLAAVTSLPLGEARDLRVAYTPLHGVGAATLTGAFLAAGFETPVAVEEQRDPDPDFPTVSFPNPEEPGAMDLAVALAAKLDADLVLANDPDADRCAVGVPLPDGTCRMLTGDEVGGLLAEHVITQTTGDRMVATTIVSSTLLGKIARAHGVRYGETLTGFKWIIKAGPGLVFGYEEAIGYSVGSDAGLPVRDKDGIGAALTVAAVAAAAKRSGRTLLDLLDDQARRYGLHATSQLSFRVSDLSLIADAMTRLRAHPPAELGGRAVTRTDDLAKGDGGLPPTDGLRYLLSGDSRVVVRPSGTEPKLKCYLEVVVPVTGEVARAREQAARELAALKTDLTACLGL; encoded by the coding sequence GTGAACGCGGATCTGCCGGGCCTGGCCCGGGAGTGGCTGGCCCAGGACCCGGACCCGGAGACCCGCGACGAGCTCTCCCGGCTCCTGGACAGCGGCGACCTGGAGGCTTTGCGCGAGCGGTTCGGGGCCAAGCTGGAGTTCGGCACGGCTGGCCTGCGGGGAGAGCTGGGCGCGGGCCCCAACCGGATGAACCGCGTCACCGTCATGCGCGCCGCCGCAGGCCTGGCCCGGGTCCTCGGGCCGGGCAAGCACGTGGTCATCGGCTACGACGCCCGCCACAAGTCCGACGTGTTCGCCCGTGACACGGCCGCCGTCCTGACGGGCGCCGGGCTGCACGCCTCCCTCCTGCCGTGTCCGCTGCCCACGCCCGTGCTGGCCTTCGCCGTACGCCACCTCGACGCGGACGCCGGGGTCACGGTCACCGCCAGCCACAACCCGCCGCGCGACAACGGCTACAAGGTCTACTGGGGCGACGGCTCCCAGATCGTGCCCCCGGTCGACGCCGAGATCTCGGCGGCCATCGACGCCGTCGGGCGGGTGGACCGGCTCCCGCTGAACGGTCCCGGCACGCTCACCGAGCTCGGCGAGGGCATCGTCGAGGACTACCTCGCGGCCGTGACCTCCCTGCCCCTGGGCGAGGCCCGCGACCTGCGCGTGGCGTACACGCCCCTGCACGGTGTGGGAGCCGCCACGCTCACCGGCGCCTTCCTGGCCGCCGGCTTCGAGACCCCGGTGGCCGTCGAGGAGCAGCGCGACCCCGACCCCGACTTCCCCACGGTCTCCTTCCCCAACCCGGAGGAGCCCGGCGCGATGGACCTGGCCGTCGCCCTGGCCGCCAAGCTGGACGCCGACCTGGTCCTGGCCAACGACCCCGACGCCGACAGGTGCGCGGTGGGGGTCCCGCTGCCGGACGGGACGTGCCGCATGCTGACCGGCGACGAGGTCGGCGGCCTGCTGGCCGAGCACGTGATCACGCAGACCACCGGCGACCGCATGGTGGCCACCACCATCGTCTCCTCGACCTTGCTGGGCAAGATCGCCCGGGCGCATGGGGTCCGCTACGGCGAGACCCTGACGGGCTTCAAGTGGATCATCAAGGCGGGCCCGGGGCTGGTCTTCGGCTACGAGGAGGCCATCGGCTACAGCGTCGGCTCCGACGCGGGGCTGCCGGTCCGCGACAAGGACGGGATCGGGGCGGCCCTCACGGTCGCGGCCGTCGCCGCGGCGGCCAAGCGCTCCGGCCGTACGCTGCTGGACCTCCTGGACGACCAGGCCCGCCGCTACGGCCTGCACGCGACGTCCCAGCTCTCCTTCCGGGTGTCCGACCTGTCGCTGATCGCCGACGCCATGACCCGCCTGCGCGCCCACCCTCCCGCCGAGCTGGGCGGCCGGGCGGTGACGCGTACGGACGACCTGGCGAAGGGCGACGGCGGCCTGCCGCCCACGGACGGGCTGCGATACCTGCTGTCGGGGGACAGCCGCGTGGTCGTCCGCCCTTCGGGCACGGAGCCCAAGCTGAAGTGCTATCTGGAGGTCGTGGTGCCGGTGACGGGGGAGGTCGCGCGGGCCCGCGAGCAGGCGGCTCGCGAGCTGGCCGCCCTGAAGACCGACCTGACCGCCTGCCTGGGCCTCTGA
- a CDS encoding purine-nucleoside phosphorylase: MTNDAYTLADEAAAALKSATGLGTFDVALVMGSGWVPAADAIGETVSEVPFTDLPGFRAPAVAGHGGKIRVVRTSAGRHALVFLGRTHLYEGLGVDAVVHGVRTAAAAGVRTLVLTNAAGGLRPETQNVGDPVLISDHINLTGANPITGTTFIDLTEVYSRRLRELVREVDPSLSEGVYVAFRGPTYETPAEIRMLRALGGDMVGMSTVLEAIAAREAKLEVLGVSLVTNPGAGLAGEPLNHEEVLEVGRATAARMGVLLAKVVDRL, translated from the coding sequence GTGACCAACGACGCATACACCCTGGCAGATGAGGCCGCCGCGGCTCTCAAGAGCGCGACCGGCCTCGGCACCTTCGACGTGGCGCTCGTCATGGGGTCGGGGTGGGTGCCCGCCGCCGATGCCATCGGCGAGACGGTGAGCGAGGTCCCGTTCACCGATCTGCCCGGTTTCCGCGCCCCCGCCGTGGCGGGCCACGGCGGGAAGATCCGCGTCGTGCGCACCTCGGCGGGGCGGCACGCGCTGGTGTTCCTCGGGCGCACGCACCTGTACGAAGGGCTCGGGGTGGACGCGGTCGTCCACGGAGTGCGTACGGCGGCCGCGGCCGGCGTACGCACGCTCGTGCTCACCAACGCCGCCGGCGGCCTGCGCCCCGAGACGCAGAACGTCGGCGACCCGGTCCTGATCAGCGACCACATCAACCTGACCGGGGCCAACCCGATCACCGGCACCACGTTCATCGACCTCACCGAGGTCTACTCGCGCCGCCTGCGCGAGCTGGTGCGCGAGGTCGACCCGAGCCTCTCCGAGGGGGTGTACGTGGCCTTCCGCGGGCCCACGTACGAGACGCCGGCCGAGATCCGGATGCTGCGCGCGCTGGGCGGCGACATGGTGGGCATGTCCACCGTCCTGGAGGCCATCGCCGCCCGGGAGGCGAAGCTGGAGGTGCTCGGCGTCTCCCTGGTCACCAACCCCGGCGCGGGGCTGGCGGGCGAGCCGCTCAACCACGAGGAGGTCCTGGAGGTCGGCCGGGCCACGGCGGCCCGCATGGGCGTCCTGCTGGCCAAGGTGGTGGACCGCCTGTGA
- a CDS encoding M20/M25/M40 family metallo-hydrolase has translation MTPAENEVADLCAELIRVDSSNYGDGTGPGERAAAEVVMARLAEVGIDSTYIESEPGRGNVITRVEGTDPSLPALLVHGHLDVVPANAADWSVDPFGGEVRDGYIWGRGAVDMKDMDAMMLAVLRQLKRDGRRPRRDLVFAWVADEEAGGVYGAKYLTANHPELFEGVTESISEVGGYSLEVDPSLRLYLIETAQKGLAWMKLIADGTAGHGSMLNSDNAVTEVAKAVARIGDHDWPLTYTPTVRQFLTEVADAFGIPFDEDDPQPILDKIGPLVRFVGATLRNTTNPTQLDAGYKSNVIPGQATAVVDGRFLPGFEEDFFKTVDSLLGPKIRREFVHHDIALETTFDGALVESMIAALKSEDPAARAIPYCMSGGTDNKTFFADLGVRGFGFVPLRLPADMDFASMFHGVDERVPVDALQFGVRVLDKLLLNY, from the coding sequence ATGACACCCGCCGAGAACGAGGTCGCCGACCTTTGCGCAGAGCTGATCCGGGTGGACAGCAGCAACTACGGGGACGGCACGGGCCCCGGCGAGCGGGCCGCGGCCGAGGTCGTCATGGCCAGGCTGGCCGAGGTCGGGATCGACTCGACGTACATCGAGAGCGAGCCCGGCCGCGGCAACGTGATCACCCGCGTCGAGGGCACCGACCCGTCCCTGCCCGCCCTGCTCGTCCACGGGCACCTGGACGTCGTCCCCGCCAACGCGGCCGACTGGTCCGTCGACCCCTTCGGCGGCGAGGTGCGCGACGGCTACATCTGGGGCCGCGGCGCCGTGGACATGAAGGACATGGACGCGATGATGCTCGCCGTGCTGCGCCAGCTCAAGCGCGACGGGCGCCGGCCGCGGCGCGACCTCGTGTTCGCGTGGGTGGCCGACGAGGAGGCCGGCGGCGTGTACGGCGCCAAATACCTCACCGCGAACCACCCCGAGCTGTTCGAGGGCGTCACCGAGTCGATCAGCGAGGTCGGCGGCTACTCGCTGGAGGTGGACCCGTCGCTGCGGCTCTACCTGATCGAGACAGCCCAGAAGGGCCTGGCCTGGATGAAGCTCATCGCCGACGGCACGGCCGGGCACGGCTCGATGCTCAACTCCGACAACGCCGTCACCGAGGTCGCCAAGGCCGTGGCCAGGATCGGCGACCACGACTGGCCGCTCACGTACACGCCGACCGTGCGGCAGTTCCTCACCGAGGTCGCGGACGCGTTCGGGATCCCGTTCGACGAGGACGACCCGCAGCCGATCCTGGACAAGATCGGGCCGCTCGTCCGCTTCGTCGGCGCGACGCTGCGCAACACCACCAACCCGACCCAGCTCGACGCCGGCTACAAGTCGAACGTCATCCCCGGCCAGGCCACGGCGGTGGTCGACGGGCGGTTCCTGCCCGGGTTCGAGGAGGACTTCTTCAAGACCGTCGACTCGCTGCTCGGGCCGAAGATCCGGCGCGAGTTCGTGCACCACGACATCGCGCTGGAGACCACGTTCGACGGGGCGCTGGTCGAGTCGATGATCGCGGCGCTCAAGTCCGAGGACCCGGCGGCGCGGGCGATCCCGTACTGCATGTCGGGCGGCACCGACAACAAGACGTTCTTCGCGGACCTGGGGGTGCGCGGCTTCGGCTTCGTGCCGCTGCGGCTGCCCGCCGACATGGACTTCGCCTCGATGTTCCACGGCGTGGACGAGCGGGTGCCGGTGGACGCCCTGCAGTTCGGGGTGCGGGTGCTGGACAAGCTCCTCCTAAACTACTGA
- a CDS encoding Lrp/AsnC family transcriptional regulator, whose amino-acid sequence MDVLDRRLVAALQVSPRASWGEIGRVVGEHERTVARRLQRLISEGIVRVTAIYDDLRTGHGRPVHLHVQVRPGTAGKVAEALADRPDTRSVYALTGAADIGCELVSPSREDLHHVLSTQMSEIYGVRQTQAQVVLHTFRTVAEWHAPYLSEEEVLELRPAPAPECLPDEEGLSPLEEEIARLLAADGRIAFTAVAERLDVSVPTARRRVTSLIERRLLLPRAEVEPALLGLEVEAMLWLKVRPYGLDLVGQRLAGHPSVRYCAATSGSHSLIVQVVAAHEADLYRFMTGVVGQYDEITDSDLTLITRAYKRGHLHKSGLLTLDHRWEKTP is encoded by the coding sequence GTGGACGTTCTCGACCGGCGCCTCGTCGCCGCGCTCCAGGTCAGCCCGCGCGCCTCATGGGGTGAGATCGGCAGGGTCGTCGGCGAGCACGAACGTACGGTCGCCAGGAGGCTGCAGCGCCTGATCTCCGAGGGCATCGTGCGGGTCACGGCCATCTACGACGACCTGCGCACCGGTCACGGGCGGCCCGTCCACCTGCACGTCCAGGTGCGCCCCGGCACGGCGGGCAAGGTGGCCGAGGCGCTGGCCGACCGGCCCGACACGCGCTCGGTCTACGCGCTGACCGGCGCCGCCGACATCGGCTGTGAGCTGGTCTCCCCCTCCCGCGAGGACCTGCACCACGTGCTCTCCACGCAGATGTCCGAGATCTACGGCGTGCGGCAGACGCAGGCCCAGGTCGTGCTCCACACGTTCAGGACCGTCGCCGAGTGGCACGCGCCGTACCTCAGCGAGGAGGAGGTGCTGGAGCTGCGGCCCGCGCCGGCCCCCGAGTGCCTGCCCGACGAGGAGGGCCTGTCGCCCCTGGAGGAGGAGATCGCCCGGCTGCTCGCCGCCGACGGCAGGATCGCCTTCACCGCCGTCGCCGAGCGCCTCGACGTCTCCGTGCCGACCGCGCGCAGGCGGGTGACCTCCCTGATCGAGCGGCGGCTGCTGCTGCCGCGGGCCGAGGTGGAGCCCGCGCTGCTCGGGCTGGAGGTCGAGGCCATGCTGTGGCTGAAGGTCCGGCCGTACGGGCTGGACCTGGTCGGGCAGCGGCTGGCCGGGCACCCGAGCGTGCGTTACTGCGCCGCCACCTCGGGCAGCCATTCGCTCATCGTGCAGGTCGTGGCCGCGCACGAGGCCGACCTCTACCGCTTCATGACCGGGGTCGTCGGACAGTACGACGAGATCACCGACAGCGACCTCACCCTGATCACCCGCGCCTACAAGCGCGGTCACCTTCACAAGTCCGGATTGCTCACGTTGGATCACCGTTGGGAGAAGACGCCATGA
- a CDS encoding MFS transporter — MATSPVAQSPVGIPKSRVRQLMAASIGNVVEWYDWYAYTFLATYFSAQVFPKSEGGLVALLSAYGVFAVGFFMRPLGGLLVGAFADRFGRKAAMTFTIVLMGVGSLLLGVTPTYEAVGLLSPIILTLARLIQGLSVGGEFAAATTFLVESAPPGRRGLYSSFQYVSTTIGQLLASGLAALLAFSLVKEDMASYGWRIPFIVGAVISLVGLWIRKGADETSAVAEEIQRGEAKRPRLFEFLVSHPRAAATIVGITIAGTVAYYTWTSFLPIYAQITVKFDPAQSLTVGTISLLFFMVLQPLLGMLSDRVGRKPMLITFGVAFVVLPVPLLSMLGNSFGSLLLVQLIGMVFLGCFTSISAAVNSELFPTRVRAAGAGFPYSLTVAIFGGTAPLIGTALKDAGNVEVFPYYMSALALISTLVYIFVLKETKDQPLR; from the coding sequence GTGGCGACCTCCCCCGTGGCACAATCACCGGTCGGCATCCCGAAGAGCCGGGTCCGTCAGCTCATGGCGGCCAGCATCGGCAACGTCGTGGAATGGTACGACTGGTACGCATACACGTTCCTCGCGACGTACTTCTCCGCCCAGGTCTTCCCCAAGAGCGAGGGCGGCCTCGTGGCGCTGCTGAGCGCCTACGGGGTGTTCGCGGTGGGCTTCTTCATGCGCCCGCTGGGCGGCCTGCTGGTCGGCGCGTTCGCCGACCGGTTCGGGCGCAAGGCCGCGATGACGTTCACGATCGTGCTGATGGGCGTGGGGTCGCTGCTGCTCGGCGTGACGCCGACGTACGAGGCCGTCGGCCTGCTGTCGCCGATCATCCTGACGCTCGCCCGGCTCATCCAGGGCCTGTCCGTGGGCGGTGAGTTCGCCGCCGCGACCACGTTCCTGGTGGAGTCGGCCCCGCCCGGACGGCGCGGCCTCTACTCGAGCTTCCAGTACGTCAGCACCACCATCGGCCAGCTGCTGGCCTCCGGGCTGGCCGCGCTGCTCGCCTTCAGCCTCGTCAAGGAGGACATGGCCTCCTACGGCTGGCGCATCCCGTTCATCGTGGGCGCCGTGATCAGCCTCGTGGGCCTGTGGATCCGCAAGGGCGCCGACGAGACCTCGGCCGTGGCCGAGGAGATCCAGCGTGGCGAGGCCAAGCGGCCGCGGCTGTTCGAGTTCCTGGTGAGCCACCCGAGGGCGGCCGCCACGATCGTCGGCATCACGATCGCGGGCACCGTGGCGTACTACACCTGGACCAGCTTCCTGCCGATCTACGCGCAGATCACGGTCAAGTTCGACCCGGCGCAGTCGCTCACGGTCGGCACGATCTCGCTGCTGTTCTTCATGGTGCTGCAGCCGCTGCTCGGCATGCTGTCGGACCGCGTCGGGCGCAAGCCGATGCTGATCACTTTCGGTGTCGCCTTCGTGGTGCTGCCGGTGCCGCTGCTCAGCATGCTGGGCAACTCGTTCGGGAGCCTGCTGCTCGTGCAGCTGATCGGCATGGTGTTCCTCGGCTGCTTCACCTCGATCTCGGCCGCGGTGAACTCCGAGCTCTTCCCGACGAGGGTGCGCGCGGCCGGCGCGGGCTTCCCGTACTCGCTGACGGTGGCGATCTTCGGTGGCACCGCTCCGCTCATCGGCACCGCGCTCAAGGACGCCGGAAACGTCGAGGTGTTCCCCTATTACATGTCGGCGCTGGCGCTGATCTCGACGCTGGTCTACATCTTCGTGCTGAAGGAGACCAAGGACCAGCCGCTGCGTTAA
- a CDS encoding gamma-glutamylcyclotransferase codes for MAWLSGPAGKPNEPRLYAAYGSNMDPEQMAMRAPHSPIWGVGWLTGWRLTFGGSDPTWEGAIATIVEDPDEHVFVVLYDVPDWEETSLDQWEGALRGAYHKVRLRVQTLDGEVVAWFYVLDGYEGGLPSARYLGSLAEAAERAGAPDDYVKELRQRPCTSYGG; via the coding sequence GTGGCGTGGCTTTCAGGTCCTGCAGGAAAGCCGAATGAGCCCAGGCTTTATGCCGCGTACGGCTCCAACATGGACCCGGAGCAGATGGCCATGCGCGCGCCGCACTCCCCCATCTGGGGCGTCGGCTGGCTGACGGGATGGCGGCTCACCTTCGGCGGGAGCGACCCCACCTGGGAGGGCGCGATCGCCACGATCGTCGAGGATCCCGACGAGCACGTGTTCGTGGTGCTCTATGACGTGCCCGACTGGGAGGAGACCTCGCTCGACCAGTGGGAGGGCGCGCTGCGCGGGGCGTACCACAAGGTGCGGCTGCGGGTGCAGACCCTCGACGGGGAGGTCGTGGCCTGGTTCTACGTGCTCGACGGCTACGAGGGCGGCCTGCCGTCGGCCCGCTACCTCGGCAGTCTCGCCGAGGCGGCGGAGCGGGCGGGCGCCCCCGACGACTACGTCAAGGAGTTGCGGCAGCGCCCCTGCACCTCGTACGGCGGTTAA
- a CDS encoding NAD(P)H-quinone dehydrogenase gives MTRIVIIGGGPGGYEAALVAAQLGAQVTMIEQDGPGGACVLTDCVPSKTLIATSVRKQALLDAPSLGVGFSGGPDGDAGVVGVDLPLVNKRVKELAQAQSADIATRVEAEGVEIIRARGRLVDPQVVRAGDRTIRADVVIVATGATPRVLPGAEPDGERILNWRQLYDLEELPEHLIVVGSGVTGAEFAGAYRSLGSEVTLVSSRDRMMPNEDADGAEVLEEVYRRRGMNVMGRSRAASVKRTDDGVVVTLEDGRTAEGTHALMTVGMIPNTAGIGLEEAGVQLDKGGFIKVDKVSRTSAPGVYAAGDCTGVLMLASVAAMQGRIAVWHALGEAVQPLRLATVASNIFTDPEIAAVGVAQRSIEAGEIEANVVKLPLATNARAKMQGFNDGFVKLFCRPHTGIVLGGVVVAPRASELILAVSVAVQQRLTVDQLAHTFAVYPSLSGSITEAARRLMQPGHAI, from the coding sequence GTGACGAGGATCGTGATCATCGGTGGCGGGCCCGGCGGCTACGAAGCGGCGCTGGTGGCCGCGCAGCTAGGCGCACAAGTCACGATGATCGAACAGGACGGCCCCGGCGGCGCGTGCGTGCTGACCGACTGCGTGCCCTCCAAGACGCTGATCGCGACCTCGGTCCGCAAGCAGGCGCTGCTCGACGCGCCGTCGCTGGGCGTGGGGTTCTCCGGGGGGCCCGACGGCGACGCGGGCGTGGTCGGGGTCGATCTGCCGCTGGTCAACAAACGGGTGAAGGAGCTGGCCCAGGCCCAGTCCGCCGACATCGCCACCCGCGTCGAGGCCGAGGGCGTCGAGATCATTCGCGCGCGCGGGCGGCTGGTCGACCCGCAGGTGGTCCGGGCGGGCGACCGTACGATCAGGGCCGACGTCGTGATCGTGGCCACCGGCGCGACGCCGCGCGTGCTGCCCGGCGCCGAGCCCGACGGCGAGCGCATCCTCAACTGGCGCCAGCTCTACGACCTGGAGGAGCTGCCCGAGCACCTGATCGTGGTCGGCTCGGGCGTGACCGGCGCGGAGTTCGCGGGCGCGTACCGCTCGCTCGGCTCGGAGGTCACGCTGGTCTCCAGCCGCGACCGGATGATGCCCAACGAGGACGCCGACGGCGCCGAGGTCCTCGAAGAGGTCTACCGCCGCCGCGGCATGAACGTCATGGGCCGCTCGCGCGCCGCCTCCGTCAAGCGCACGGACGACGGCGTGGTGGTGACCCTGGAGGACGGCCGCACGGCCGAGGGCACCCACGCGCTGATGACGGTCGGCATGATCCCCAACACCGCCGGCATCGGCCTGGAGGAGGCCGGGGTCCAGCTCGACAAGGGCGGCTTCATCAAGGTCGACAAGGTCTCGCGCACGTCCGCGCCCGGCGTCTACGCGGCCGGCGACTGCACGGGCGTGCTCATGCTGGCCTCGGTGGCGGCCATGCAGGGGCGCATCGCCGTCTGGCACGCGCTCGGGGAGGCCGTCCAGCCGCTGCGGCTGGCCACGGTGGCCTCCAACATCTTCACCGACCCGGAGATCGCGGCCGTCGGGGTCGCCCAGCGCTCCATCGAGGCGGGCGAGATCGAGGCCAACGTCGTCAAGCTGCCCCTGGCCACCAACGCGCGGGCGAAGATGCAGGGGTTCAACGACGGCTTCGTCAAGCTGTTCTGCCGCCCGCACACCGGGATCGTGCTGGGCGGCGTGGTGGTGGCGCCGCGCGCCTCCGAGCTGATCCTGGCGGTGTCGGTGGCGGTGCAGCAGCGACTGACCGTCGACCAGCTCGCGCACACGTTCGCCGTCTACCCGTCGCTCTCCGGCTCCATCACCGAGGCCGCCCGCCGCCTCATGCAGCCGGGCCACGCCATCTGA
- a CDS encoding TIM-barrel domain-containing protein codes for MPYRPPLVAHEYFVADPPELPVRGRGEGGLSAVTAAELVAADGAEVMVKAVTTAEETLVVQVGVAGEGVIRVRLSEDATARPRSEGAISLVTPGTYPGARAGVAPGEPIVIDAGSLRAEISLAPWHLKFMDATGKTLVEQDRGHTDISGRLRTLPFGRSSVNGAPVAYHESFAAAPDEAFSGFGESFTRLDKRGQRPLMWNFDAFGAESQRAYKNIPLYVSSKGYGVLVDSGAPTEFDVCQSTHSVVQILVPDDVMDYYVIAGPTPSQVLDRYDLLTSRPSLPPKWAFGTWISSGFCVDSQERVLARARTIRERGIPCDVLHLDTYWQSDGHWSDLQWDPVNFPDPDAMLAELKGMGFRVCLWMNPYISHLSPAFAEAADAGYFLKNRAGETYVADCWHGSFPACGIVDLTNPQAVAWFQGLLRDLLRQGVDTFKTDFAEGVPADSVAFNGMSGTDLHNVYTLLFNDAVAAVTREVHGHDLVWARSSYLGGQRHSAQWGGDTYTSYAAMGSTIRGGLAHGLSGVPFWSHDAGGFTGRPTDDLYVRWTQFGALSPLLRLHGTTTREPWEFPAVEEQAVGALKLRYRLMPYIYTAAVEAARTGAPMMRALCVDHPDDPVAWQADLQYLLGRDLLVAPMTAPEGTRQVYLPRGTWVDYWTGEVLEGSRYVTVSKPLDQIPLFVRHGALIPVATHPGDTVDVPAEITLVAFGGGDATAEIHDADGVTVAVATRDGDVLRVAVTGPKRVTGVEIAPVAGAPARAEIS; via the coding sequence ATGCCCTATCGCCCCCCCTTGGTCGCGCACGAGTACTTTGTCGCGGACCCGCCCGAGCTGCCGGTTCGCGGACGAGGCGAGGGTGGTCTGTCGGCGGTGACCGCCGCGGAGCTGGTCGCGGCCGACGGCGCCGAGGTGATGGTGAAAGCGGTCACCACGGCGGAGGAGACGCTGGTCGTCCAGGTGGGAGTGGCCGGTGAGGGAGTCATCCGGGTGCGGTTGTCGGAGGACGCGACCGCCAGGCCGCGCTCGGAAGGGGCCATCTCCCTGGTGACCCCCGGCACGTATCCAGGGGCACGGGCCGGGGTCGCGCCGGGCGAGCCGATCGTGATCGACGCCGGTTCGCTGCGGGCCGAGATCAGCCTGGCGCCGTGGCACCTGAAGTTCATGGACGCGACCGGTAAGACGCTGGTCGAGCAGGATCGGGGGCACACCGACATCAGCGGCCGGCTGCGTACGCTGCCCTTCGGCCGCTCCAGCGTCAACGGCGCCCCCGTCGCCTACCACGAGAGCTTCGCCGCCGCGCCCGACGAGGCCTTCAGCGGGTTCGGGGAGTCGTTCACCCGGCTGGACAAGCGCGGCCAGCGCCCGCTCATGTGGAACTTCGACGCGTTCGGCGCCGAGTCGCAGCGCGCGTACAAGAACATCCCCCTGTACGTCTCCAGCAAGGGCTACGGGGTCCTCGTCGACAGCGGGGCCCCGACGGAGTTCGACGTGTGCCAGTCCACGCACAGCGTCGTGCAGATCCTCGTGCCGGACGACGTCATGGACTACTACGTGATCGCCGGGCCGACGCCGTCGCAGGTCCTGGACCGTTACGACCTGCTGACCAGCCGCCCGTCGCTGCCGCCGAAGTGGGCGTTCGGGACGTGGATCTCGTCGGGGTTCTGCGTGGACAGCCAGGAGCGGGTGCTGGCCAGGGCGCGGACGATCAGGGAGCGCGGCATCCCGTGCGACGTGCTGCACCTGGACACGTACTGGCAGAGCGACGGGCACTGGTCCGACCTGCAGTGGGACCCCGTGAACTTCCCCGACCCGGACGCGATGCTGGCCGAGCTCAAGGGGATGGGGTTCCGGGTCTGCCTGTGGATGAATCCGTATATCTCCCACCTGAGCCCCGCCTTCGCGGAGGCGGCTGATGCCGGATATTTCTTGAAGAATCGGGCGGGGGAGACCTACGTCGCCGACTGCTGGCACGGGTCGTTCCCGGCGTGCGGGATCGTCGACCTCACCAACCCGCAGGCCGTCGCCTGGTTCCAGGGCCTGCTGCGCGACCTCCTGCGCCAGGGCGTGGACACCTTCAAGACCGACTTCGCCGAGGGCGTGCCCGCCGACTCCGTGGCCTTCAACGGCATGAGCGGCACCGACCTGCACAACGTCTACACCCTGCTGTTCAACGACGCCGTCGCCGCCGTGACCCGCGAGGTGCACGGCCACGACCTCGTCTGGGCCCGCTCCTCCTACCTCGGCGGCCAGCGCCACAGCGCCCAGTGGGGCGGCGACACCTACACCAGCTACGCCGCCATGGGCAGCACGATCAGGGGCGGCCTCGCGCACGGACTGTCCGGCGTGCCGTTCTGGAGCCACGACGCCGGCGGCTTCACCGGCCGGCCCACCGACGACCTGTACGTGCGCTGGACCCAGTTCGGCGCGCTCTCCCCGCTGCTGCGCCTGCACGGCACGACCACCCGCGAGCCGTGGGAGTTCCCGGCCGTCGAGGAGCAGGCCGTCGGCGCCCTGAAGCTGCGCTACCGGCTGATGCCCTACATCTACACGGCGGCCGTGGAGGCGGCCCGCACCGGCGCGCCCATGATGCGGGCCCTGTGCGTGGACCACCCGGACGACCCGGTGGCCTGGCAGGCCGACCTGCAGTACCTGCTCGGCCGGGACCTGCTCGTCGCCCCCATGACCGCGCCCGAGGGCACCCGCCAGGTATACCTGCCGCGCGGCACGTGGGTCGACTACTGGACGGGCGAGGTGCTCGAAGGCTCCCGCTACGTCACGGTCTCCAAGCCGCTCGACCAGATCCCCCTCTTCGTCCGGCACGGCGCGCTCATCCCGGTGGCCACCCACCCGGGGGACACCGTGGACGTGCCGGCCGAGATCACCCTCGTCGCCTTCGGGGGCGGCGACGCGACTGCGGAAATCCACGACGCGGACGGCGTGACGGTCGCCGTCGCCACCAGGGACGGCGACGTGCTGCGTGTCGCCGTCACCGGCCCGAAGCGCGTCACCGGGGTCGAGATCGCCCCGGTGGCCGGTGCTCCCGCGCGGGCCGAAATCTCGTAA